A single window of Phlebotomus papatasi isolate M1 chromosome 4, Ppap_2.1, whole genome shotgun sequence DNA harbors:
- the LOC129808620 gene encoding alanine and glycine-rich protein-like gives MSRKLLFCLNHVIFTHIQHTSVSAKQSTLITHPNCEALGVGVGAGVGVGVGAAVAGAGAGAGAEAGAEAGANAEQTLQSVIATIQTTHPNCEALGVGVGVGVGEGVGVGVGVGEAVAGAGAGAGAEAGAEAGANAEQTLQPVIAT, from the exons ATGTcacgaaaattgcttttctgCCTCAATCACGTCATTTTCACGCATATACAGCATACATCAGTAAGTGCAAAACAATCAACACTGATCACACATCCAAACTGCGAGGCGCTTGGCGTAGGCGTAGGCGCAGGCGTAGGCGTAGGCGTAGGCGCAGCCGTAGCCGGAGCCGGAGCCGGAGCCGGAGCCGAAGCCGGAGCCGAAGCCGGAGCCAACGCCGAGCAAACATTACAATCTGTGATCGCAAC TATTCAGACAACACACCCAAACTGCGAGGCGCTTGGCGTAGGCGTAGGCGTAGGCGTAGGCGAAGGCGTAGGCGTAGGCGTGGGCGTAGGCGAAGCCGTAGCCGGAGCCGGAGCCGGAGCCGGAGCCGAAGCCGGAGCCGAAGCCGGAGCCAACGCCGAGCAAACATTACAACCAGTGATCGCAACGTAA
- the LOC129808621 gene encoding uncharacterized protein LOC129808621, translated as MYQHSHTIVRLSVHLEGEDRVYFHEGADLRQVAQPQSTLSAYFQSNAEMKVIADRKLEGITSRRMKAKVYREHGLHLTYPQYCKMFSWKTDAPRRWQKREKAHRKGFVAIGRMYTVNPRNVELHSLRVLLLHVPGCTSYQDLRTVNGRVFETFAEAAIVRGLRRSDEEFSNTIEEAISLDIPPAECRSLFAMLLYYNQPDTAGGVWIRFKENLIRDLLEGQRRREEEAEYLALAHMDSIIVGNGGSGIQYYSGMPEVPMNYRYFYSDHHEDACHQDIERCRRLLTERCNMLNSAQRSAFDTIVTSLQERRDEVNFEEARCFFVDGPGGTGKTFLYETLYYYCVVEGFKCIVTAWTGIAASLLPTGRTVHSTFKLPLNLTETATCNVRVNSPDGQKLEEADIILWDECSMAESRALTAVNEFLQELEHTTVPFGGKVMVMGGDFRQILPVVQYGDRSHILEKCVLENACWPLFRSLKLHHNQRAAIGQEAFATHLNDVGEGRTNNELGLHVFDSNNCVITINNLIQKVFGKSRILPDDCAILCPRRDACQQVNHRINDRLPREGRSYRASNRIVDEDDKARMRYNDEFLDAQNPAGLAPQVLLLKKGSIIMLIRNLDSKMGLCNGTRLRVLQTHNHLIKCVVLNGIRKGVTIHLPRIDITTTENDDVPVNFTRRQFPVIGAFAMTINKSQGQTLRRVGLYLPSPVFAHGHLYVAMSRVRHMEDIQVVISHGRLGIADNDRQTKNIVYEEIIQRLG; from the exons ATGTATCAGCATTCTCATACTATTGTTCGCCTATCAGTCCATCTAGAGGGTGAAGATAGGGTATATTTTCATGAAGGGGCTGATTTGCGCCAGGTGGCTCAACCACAGTCTACATTGTCGGCGTATTTTCAGTCCAATGCGGAGATGAAGGTGATTGCTGATCGGAAGTTAGAAGGGATCACCAGCAGGAGGATGAAAGCAAAAGTCTATCGGGAACATGGATTGCATTTGACTTATCCTCAATATTGCAAAATGTTTTCATGGAAGACAGATGCGCCAAGGAGATGGCAGAAGAGAGAGAAAGCTCACAGGAAAG GGTTTGTTGCGATTGGACGTATGTATACGGTCAATCCAAGAAACGTGGAACTGCATAGCTTACGTGTCCTCTTGCTGCATGTTCCTGGATGTACCAGCTACCAAGATCTGCGAACTGTCAACGGGAGAGTGTTTGAGACTTTTGCGGAAGCTGCAATTGTTCGTGGTCTTCGAAGATCAGATGAGGAATTCTCCAACACAATAGAAGAAGCAATCTCTTTGGACATCCCCCCAGCCGAATGCCGTTCTCTCTTTGCGATGCTTCTCTACTACAATCAGCCGGATACAGCTGGTGGAGTATGGATACGTTTCAAGGAAAATCTCATTAGAGATTTGCTCGAGGGACAGAGACGGAGAGAAGAAGAAGCGGAGTACCTTGCACTGGCTCATATGGATTCTATCATTGTAGGAAATGGCGGTTCAGGAATTCAGTACTATTCTGGTATGCCAGAAGTACCGATGAATTATCGGTATTTCTATTCGGACCATCACGAAGATGCCTGCCACCAAGACATAGAGCGATGTCGACGTCTTCTGACAGAGAGGTGCAATATGTTGAATTCGGCTCAACGTTCAGCATTCGACACTATTGTCACTTCACTGCAGGAACGTAGAGATGAGGTCAATTTCGAGGAAGCAAGGTGCTTTTTCGTCGATGGTCCTGGTGGAActggaaaaacatttttgtacgAAACCCTCTACTACTATTGTGTAGTTGAGGGATTTAAGTGCATAGTGACTGCTTGGACGGGAATTGCTGCATCGCTATTGCCTACAGGAAGAACAGTTCACTCTACATTCAAGTTGCCTCTCAATCTAACTGAGACAGCAACTTGCAATGTACGTGTGAATTCTCCAGATGGTCAGAAACTCGAGGAGGCGGACATTATTCTATGGGATGAATGTTCCATGGCAGAATCACGAGCATTGACAGCAGTCAATGAATTTCTGCAGGAATTGGAACACACAACAGTCCCCTTCGGAGGAAAG GTAATGGTGATGGGTGGTGATTTTCGTCAGATCCTGCCTGTCGTTCAGTACGGTGATAGGAGCCATATTTTGGAAAAGTGTGTTTTGGAGAATGCTTGCTGGCCGCTGTTTCGTTCGCTGAAACTGCATCACAATCAACGAGCTGCAATTGGTCAGGAAGCTTTTGCAACACATCTGAATGATGTTGGTGAGGGTCGCACAAATAATGAGTTGGGACTTCATGTCTTTGATTCCAATAATTGTGTGATCACCATTAACAATCTCATTCAGAAGGTGTTTGGAAAAAGTCGTATTTTACCAGACGACTGTGCCATCCTGTGTCCACGTCGAGATGCCTGCCAACAAGTTAATCACAGGATTAACGATCGACTACCAAGAGAAGGACGAAGCTACCGAGCCAGTAACAGGATCGTTGATGAGGATGACAAAGCCCGAATGAGATATAATGATGAATTCCTTGATGCTCAAAATCCTGCAGGACTTGCGCCTCAGGTGCTTCTGCTGAAGAAGGGATCTATCATTATGCTCATTCGGAATTTGGACAGCAAAATGGGTCTCTGCAACGGAACACGACTGCGCGTTCTCCAAACACATAATCATCTGATAAAATGTGTTGTACTGAACGGCATCAGGAAGGGTGTCACAATCCATTTACCAAGGATAGATATAACAACTACGGAGAACGATGATGTCCCTGTAAACTTCACAAGGAGGCAATTTCCAGTCATTGGAGCCTTTGCCATGACAATCAATAAGAGTCAGGGACAGACGCTGAGACGTGTGGGATTATATCTTCCATCTCCGGTTTTTGCTCACGGCCATTTGTATGTGGCTATGTCCAGGGTGCGTCACATGGAGGACATTCAAGTCGTGATTTCTCATGGACGACTAGGGATTGCAGATAATGACAGGCAGACGAAAAACATCGTGTATGAGGAGATTATCCAGAGGCTGGGCTGA
- the LOC129808487 gene encoding uncharacterized protein LOC129808487 codes for MYQHSHTIVRLSVHLEGEDRVYFHEGADLLQVAQPQSTLSAYFQSNAEMKVIADRKLEGITSRRMKAKVYREHGLHLTYPQYCKMFSWKTDAPRRWQKREKAHRKGFVAIGRMYTVNPRNVELHSLRVLLLHVPGCTSYQDLRTVNGRVFETFAEAAIVRGLRRSDEEFSNTIEEAISLDIPPAECRSLFAMLLYYNQPDTAGGVWIRFKENLIRDLLEGQRRREEEAEYLALAHMDSIIVGNGGSGIQYYSGMPEVPMNYRYFYSDHHEDACHQDIERCRRLLTERCNMLNSAQRSAFDTIVTSLQERRDEVNFEEARCFFVDGPGGTGKTFLYETLYYYCVVEGFKCIVTAWTGIAASLLPTGRTVHSTFKLPLNLTETATCNVRVNSPDGQKLEEADIILWDECSMAESRALTAVNEFLQELEHTTVPFGGKVMVMGGDFRQILPVVQYGDRSHILEKCVLENACWPLFRSLKLHHNQRAAIGQEAFATHLNDVGEGRTNNELGLHVFDSNNCVITINNLIQKVFGKSRILPDDCAILCPRRDACQQVNHRINDRLPGEGRSYRASNRIVDEDDKARMRYNDEFLDAQNPAGLAPQVLLLKKGSIIMLIRNLDSKMGLCNGTRLRVLQTHNHLIKCVVLNGIRKGVTIHLPRIDITTTENDDVPVNFTRRQFPVIGAFAMTINKSQGQTLRRVGLYLPSPVFAHGHLYVAMSRVRHMEDIQVVISHGRLGIADNDRQTKNIVYEEIIQRLG; via the exons ATGTATCAGCATTCTCATACTATTGTTCGCCTATCAGTCCATCTAGAGGGTGAAGATAGGGTATATTTTCATGAAGGGGCTGATTTGCTCCAGGTGGCTCAACCACAGTCAACATTGTCGGCGTATTTTCAGTCCAATGCGGAGATGAAGGTGATTGCTGATCGGAAGTTAGAAGGGATCACCAGCAGGAGGATGAAAGCAAAAGTCTATCGGGAACATGGATTGCATTTGACTTATCCTCAATATTGCAAAATGTTTTCATGGAAGACAGATGCGCCAAGGAGATGGCAGAAGAGAGAGAAAGCTCACAGGAAAG GGTTTGTTGCGATTGGACGTATGTATACGGTCAATCCAAGAAACGTGGAACTGCATAGCTTACGTGTCCTCTTGCTGCATGTTCCTGGATGTACCAGCTACCAAGATCTGCGAACTGTCAACGGGAGAGTGTTTGAGACTTTTGCGGAAGCTGCAATTGTTCGTGGTCTTCGAAGATCAGATGAGGAATTCTCCAACACAATAGAAGAAGCAATCTCTTTGGACATCCCCCCAGCCGAATGCCGTTCTCTCTTTGCGATGCTTCTCTACTACAATCAGCCGGATACAGCTGGTGGAGTATGGATACGTTTCAAGGAAAATCTCATTAGAGATTTGCTCGAGGGACAGAGACGGAGAGAAGAAGAAGCGGAGTACCTTGCACTGGCTCATATGGATTCTATCATTGTAGGAAATGGCGGTTCAGGAATTCAGTACTATTCTGGTATGCCAGAAGTACCGATGAATTATCGGTATTTCTATTCGGACCATCACGAAGATGCCTGCCACCAAGACATAGAGCGATGTCGACGTCTTCTGACAGAGAGGTGCAATATGTTGAATTCGGCTCAACGTTCAGCATTCGACACTATTGTCACTTCACTGCAGGAACGTAGAGATGAGGTCAATTTCGAGGAAGCAAGGTGCTTTTTCGTCGATGGTCCTGGTGGAActggaaaaacatttttgtacgAAACCCTCTACTACTATTGTGTAGTTGAGGGATTTAAGTGCATAGTGACTGCTTGGACGGGAATTGCTGCATCGCTATTGCCTACAGGAAGAACAGTTCACTCTACATTCAAGTTGCCTCTCAATCTAACTGAGACAGCAACTTGCAATGTACGTGTGAATTCTCCAGATGGTCAGAAACTCGAGGAGGCGGACATTATTCTATGGGATGAATGTTCCATGGCAGAATCACGAGCATTGACAGCAGTCAATGAATTTCTGCAGGAATTGGAACACACAACAGTCCCCTTCGGAGGAAAG GTAATGGTGATGGGTGGTGATTTTCGTCAGATCCTGCCTGTCGTTCAGTACGGTGATAGGAGCCATATTTTGGAAAAGTGTGTTTTGGAGAATGCTTGCTGGCCGCTGTTTCGTTCGCTGAAACTGCATCACAATCAACGAGCTGCAATTGGTCAGGAAGCTTTTGCAACACATCTGAATGATGTTGGTGAGGGTCGCACAAATAATGAGTTGGGACTTCATGTCTTTGATTCCAATAATTGTGTGATCACCATTAACAATCTCATTCAGAAGGTGTTTGGAAAAAGTCGTATTTTACCAGACGACTGTGCCATCCTGTGTCCACGTCGAGATGCCTGCCAACAAGTTAATCACAGGATTAACGATCGACTACCAGGAGAAGGACGAAGCTACCGAGCCAGTAACAGGATCGTTGATGAGGATGACAAAGCCCGAATGAGATATAATGATGAATTCCTTGATGCTCAAAATCCTGCAGGACTTGCGCCTCAGGTGCTTCTGCTGAAGAAGGGATCTATCATTATGCTCATTCGGAATTTGGACAGCAAAATGGGTCTCTGCAACGGAACACGACTGCGCGTTCTCCAAACACATAATCATCTGATAAAATGTGTTGTACTGAACGGCATCAGGAAGGGTGTCACAATCCATTTACCAAGGATAGATATAACAACTACGGAGAACGATGATGTCCCTGTAAACTTCACAAGGAGGCAATTTCCAGTCATTGGAGCCTTTGCCATGACAATCAATAAGAGTCAGGGACAGACGCTGAGACGTGTGGGATTATATCTTCCATCTCCGGTTTTTGCTCACGGCCATTTGTATGTGGCTATGTCCAGGGTGCGTCACATGGAGGACATTCAAGTCGTGATTTCTCATGGACGACTAGGGATTGCAGATAATGACAGGCAGACGAAAAACATCGTGTATGAGGAGATTATCCAGAGGCTGGGCTGA